The Anopheles coluzzii chromosome 2, AcolN3, whole genome shotgun sequence genome window below encodes:
- the LOC120949415 gene encoding protein nutcracker — MDSDASENNSVPLDKTNDELQRSRSPLETVAEEAEGYQPILVTPATEWKSLPLLVEDSSRVLLAPSLQLALRHFFTHCGRDVIEISRSDLMIVLIYVIALETGLIPKGGSLPPSCRPGKHHTTYRSFDRRLVNHFASRLPLDWFGARAGPYRFELELVHESATCSNLSCTLVALSSGDLLIVNLLPFYGQKAGFSVTVPISFHVPAVNGNRLPLCYQNLSGLSVKLKNELFVPFRNHMYSKFVFTISPSLRGLPQELVARVMEYLDEPARRKLMEVLTMLPAV, encoded by the exons ATGGATAGCGATGCGAGTGAGAATAATTCGGTCCCGCTGGACAAAACTAACGATGAGCTGCAGCGGAGCCGATCCCCTCTAGAGACAGTAGCGGAGGAAGCAGAAG GATATCAGCCCATTCTGGTCACACCGGCGACGGAATGGAAGTCGCTACCGCTTCTGGTGGAGGACAGCAGCCGGGTGCTGCTGGCACCGTCGCTCCAGCTTGCCTTGCGCCATTTTTTCACCCACTGCGGCAGGGACGTCATCGAGATAAGCCGGTCCGATCTGATGATAGTGCTTATCTATGTGATCGCCCTCGAGACGGGCCTGATACCGAAGGGTGGCTCACTGCCGCCGAGCTGCCGGCCGGGGAAGCATCACACCACCTACCGCTCGTTCGATAGGCGGCTGGTGAACCATTTCGCGTCGCGCCTCCCGCTCGACTGGTTCGGCGCCCGTGCCGGCCCGTACCGGTTCGAGCTGGAGCTGGTGCACGAAAGTGCCACCTGCAGCAATCTGAGCTGCACGCTGGTCGCCCTGTCCAGCGGTGACCTGCTGATCGTGAACCTGCTGCCCTTTTACGGCCAGAAGGCAGGCTTTTCCGTCACGGTACCGATCAGCTTCCACGTGCCGGCGGTCAATGGCAACCGGTTGCCGCTCTGCTACCAGAATCTGTCGGGGCTTTCGGTGAAGCTTAAGAACGAGCTGTTCGTCCCGTTTCGCAACCACATGTACTCGAAGTTTGTTTTCACCATCAGTCCGTCGCTGCGCGGTCTACCGCAGGAGCTGGTAGCCAGGGTGATGGAGTACTTGGACGAACCCGCCCGTCGCAAGCTGATGGAAGTGTTGACGATGTTACCTGCAGTATAG